The following proteins are encoded in a genomic region of Salvelinus namaycush isolate Seneca chromosome 12, SaNama_1.0, whole genome shotgun sequence:
- the lipia gene encoding lipase member H: MSFWWCLALLLGSVAIYSAHECDVFTDLDLHHSIIGTSLYVKLLLYTRANIICGQELSHHNLSAQPLFNVTKPTTFIVHGYRPTGSPPVWIHNITQQLLARGDMNVLLVDWNRGATNVNYMKVVTYTHDTADNLTAFIKNMQENGASLSSIHMIGISLGAHISGFVGAKFNGKIGRITALDPAGPMFTGNPPEDRLDPTDAQFVDVVHTDMDAFGFRKPLGHIDFYPNGGADQPGCPKTIFSGSSYFKCDHQRSVFLYLGSINRTTCNIRAFPCSSYTEFLDGRCMDCDQFKPAGCPVFGYDSIEWKDTLVPLNQTMAFFTTNKQTPFCRTNYRVDVVTWNHDTRWGYITIKLHNGNEVTEATINHKASKFEKYSETRLLAQFDKDIQKVYKISIKFSTGNALQPKLKLRVLRIRLTHLERKDRPLCRYDVILEENKELTFRPIPCEESNF, translated from the exons atgtccttttggtggtgcCTGGCACTGCTGCTGGGATCTGTTGCAATATACAGCG CCCATGAATGTGATGTGTTCACTGATCTGGACCTCCATCACTCTATCATCGGGACCAGCCTGTATGTGAAGCTGTTGCTGTACACCAGAGCTAATATTATCTGTGGTCAGGAGCTGTCCCACCACAACCTGTCAGCCCAGCCCCTGTTCAACGTCACCAAACCCACCACCTTTATCGTTCATGGCTACCGTCCTACGGGCTCTCCACCCGTCTGGATCCATAACATCACACAGCAGCTGCTGGCCCGCGGAGACATGAACGTCCTGTTGGTGGACTGGAACCGCGGAGCTACCAATGTCAACTACATGAAAGTTGTGACCTACACACACGATACAGCAGACAACCTCACTGCCTTCATCAAAAATATGCAG GAGAATGGTGCCTCTCTTAGTTCCATCCATATGATTGGAATCAGTCTTGGAGCTCACATCTCAGGCTTTGTTGGAGCCAAATTCAATGGAAAAATTGGGAGGATCACAG CTCTAGATCCAGCGGGGCCTATGTTCACTGGGAACCCCCCAGAGGACCGTCTGGACCCCACAGATGCACAGTTTGTGGACGTGGTGCACACAGACATGGACG CATTTGGGTTCAGGAAGCCTTTGGGCCACATTGATTTCTATCCTAATGGTGGAGCCGACCAGCCTGGCTGTCCAAAGACCATCTTCTCAG GGTCCAGCTATTTTAAGTGTGACCACCAGAGATCAGTGTTCCTCTATCTGGGCTCCATTAACCGGACCACCTGTAACATCAGGGCCTTCCCATGCTCTTCCTACACCGAATTCCTGGACGGACGCTGCATGGACTGTGATCAATTCAAACCTGCCGGATGCCCAGTCTTTG GGTATGATAGCATTGAGTGGAAGGACACTCTTGTGCCTCTGAATCAAACCATGGCTTTCTTCACCACCAATAAACAGACTCCATTCTGCA ggACGAACTACAGGGTGGACGTTGTAACATGGAACCATGATACTCGCTGGGGCTACATCACCATCAAACTACACAATGGTAATGAGGTGACAGAGGCAACAATAAACCA TAAAGCATCCAAGTTTGAGAAGTACTCAGAGACCAGATTATTGGCCCAGTTTGATAAGGACATACAGAAGGTCTACAAGATCTCAATCAAATTCTCTACAGGGAATGCATTACAGCCTAAACTCAAACTACGAGTGCTCCGCATCCGTCTCACACACCTGGAGCGTAAAGACAG gcctctCTGCCGCTATGACGTCATCCTGGAGGAGAACAAAGAGTTGACCTTCAGACCCATCCCCTGTGAGGAGTCCAACTTCTGA